In Chloroflexota bacterium, a single window of DNA contains:
- a CDS encoding aspartate aminotransferase family protein: protein MSKYMEEFFGPYTEEDLVAGYRALAGGSVATGKPITIVDQKGATFTDTEGREYIDCTSQAWSLGIGACHPKVIAAVTEQIKHATHVRTGFGTIPKFLLCKRLTDIAPGNLKKVNFCLHGSLANEGAIKLAIRNCPGRRYFLTPWLGYAGRTLATMALSWPHPNNRFLNYMENAVRFPHAYCYRCYFERTYPECGLECAKFLRQLIELAIDGEPAALIMEPVQGSGGMIDYPREYYHEIRKICDDYGMLLIWDEIQTAFGRVGAMFAADFYGVVPDILTFGKSIGGGFPLAGTLVRDDLDGFGPGDHSFTFSHFPVAMAAGVVTLQILQEEQLPQRAARVGAYITQRLREMQNKYELIGDIRGPGLMLGVELVRNRKTKEPAIEETNRFVDEALKRGVLFGESRYMGLGNVLKIKPPFMITDAQVERVLEVFEEITAMLSP from the coding sequence ATGAGCAAATACATGGAAGAATTCTTTGGACCGTATACGGAAGAGGATCTAGTCGCAGGGTACAGGGCTCTGGCTGGCGGCAGTGTGGCCACAGGCAAACCCATCACCATCGTGGATCAGAAGGGTGCTACCTTCACCGATACCGAGGGGCGGGAATACATTGACTGCACGTCACAAGCCTGGAGCCTGGGCATTGGCGCGTGCCATCCCAAAGTAATTGCGGCTGTAACCGAGCAGATCAAGCACGCCACACACGTGCGGACCGGTTTTGGCACGATTCCCAAGTTCTTGTTGTGCAAGCGCTTGACGGATATTGCGCCGGGCAATCTGAAGAAAGTAAACTTTTGCCTGCATGGTTCGCTGGCGAACGAAGGAGCGATCAAGCTGGCCATCCGCAACTGCCCTGGGCGACGCTACTTTCTGACGCCATGGCTTGGCTATGCGGGACGCACGCTGGCTACGATGGCGCTCAGTTGGCCTCATCCCAATAACAGGTTCCTGAACTATATGGAGAATGCGGTCCGTTTTCCTCACGCCTATTGCTACCGCTGTTACTTTGAGCGCACCTATCCCGAATGTGGGCTGGAGTGCGCCAAGTTTCTGCGCCAGTTGATTGAGCTCGCCATAGATGGCGAGCCGGCCGCTCTGATAATGGAGCCGGTGCAGGGCAGCGGTGGGATGATTGATTATCCGCGCGAGTACTATCATGAAATACGCAAAATTTGCGATGACTATGGCATGTTGTTGATCTGGGACGAAATTCAGACCGCTTTCGGGCGCGTTGGTGCCATGTTCGCCGCGGATTTTTACGGTGTCGTGCCAGACATCCTCACCTTTGGCAAGTCCATTGGCGGTGGGTTCCCACTGGCAGGCACATTGGTGCGGGACGATTTGGATGGCTTTGGGCCCGGAGATCACTCCTTCACCTTCAGTCACTTCCCAGTGGCGATGGCTGCGGGAGTGGTGACGTTGCAGATCCTGCAGGAAGAGCAACTGCCACAGCGGGCGGCAAGGGTGGGGGCGTACATCACCCAGCGCTTGCGCGAGATGCAGAACAAGTATGAACTCATTGGCGATATCCGCGGGCCGGGCTTGATGCTCGGAGTCGAACTCGTGCGCAACCGCAAGACGAAAGAGCCCGCTATTGAAGAGACGAATCGCTTCGTGGACGAGGCGCTCAAGCGTGGTGTCTTGTTTGGCGAATCGCGCTACATGGGGCTGGGCAATGTGCTCAAGATCAAGCCTCCTTTTATGATCACCGATGCACAGGTGGAGCGGGTGCTGGAGGTATTCGAGGAAATCACGGCCATGCTATCGCCCTAG